The Gemmatimonas phototrophica region CCGGCGGCCAAGGCCCCGGTAACGTACAGCACGCCGGTGCCGCGTCCGGCAACGCCCAGCGATTCCCTCTGTCCGCGTGACGGCTTGTGGCGCGCCTGTCATCTCGAGGATCGCATCAACAAGTCGGGAATGATGATCAAGGTGCTCGACACCCTGCGGGTGACGCACGTCGATTTGCCGGGGACGCGGTACAAGATTGGCAAGACCGCCAAGCTGGTGGCGTACTTCTTTCCCGACTCACTGGCCGGCGCCCGGGCGACCGCGTCGCTGGACAAGCTGCGGCTTACGCCGCCGCGCGACAGCATCGGCCAGTGGCCCACGGCGCCTTTCGAGGCCATCCGGTCGGCGAACATGATTGCCGTGCTCTTTGAGGTGACGGCGGCGCAGGCCGAACGGGTGCGTCTGGCGCTCACGGCCGGGGCGCCGCAGAAGTTCAGCGCGCCGGCGCAAACCCCGCAGATGTTGCCACCGGCGACGGCGCGGTGAGGGCCCGCTGGGGGGTGGTGGCGCTGGTGTTCCTGGCGGCGGCTTGTCTATCGCCTGCCGCGGCGCAGGGGCAGGACACCGTCGCCGTTGACGCACGCAAGGCGGAGATCGCGGCCGAGCCGTTGGCCGTACGCTACCGGGCCCTGGCGCTCGGGATGGTGAGTTCGGCCACCTGGACGCAGGCGATGGGTGTGCCCGAGGGGTGGGACCGCACCTGGCAAGGCTATGCCAACCGGCTGGGCGATCAGCTGGGCTTTGGCGTGAGCGAGGAAGTGCTGCGGCTGGGGCTCGAGCACGCGACGCACTGGCGCTCGGTGACGCCGGCTTGTGAGGGCGCGCGTTCGGGCCGACCGTTTGTCGCGCGGTTTGGTGCGGCAACACGCTGCGGTCTGAGCAGCACGTTCGTGGCGCAGAACCGCGCCGGCGAGCGCCGCCCCAATGTGCCGCTGCTGGGCGCCGTGGTGGCGGCGAGTGCGTTGAGTCTCACCTGGCGCCCTGAGCGAAAGAGCGCCCACAAGGGACAGCTCTTCATGGTCACGCGCGTGGGGATCGTGACCGGGGCCATGGTGTTCAACCGTGGCCTCAAGGTGATGCGGAAGCGCTGAACGCGCCGGCATCGCCTTGAGGCGGTACTGCTCAGCTGGCCTTGCGCGATGGCGCTGCCTCTTGGCTCTCCAGCGCGGCACCGAGGGCCTCCGCCGTCCAGACGATGGCGTTGGTATAGAACTCGCCCAGCTTGTTCGGGTCGATGCCCATCTCCTTGGCAATCTCCGACGCGTTCTCAAACAGTCCCAGCTCGTACGACTCGGCGAAGTTGATCGCGTCGGCGTAGGGGCCGGTGCGATCGATGAGCGCTTCGGTGGCTTCGGTGCTGAGCACGACGCGCTCGAGGATTTCCGGGAGCGGCATACGGAACACCGCGTCGAGCAGTGAGAAGAGACCTACCAGGAAGAGCGTCCCCGAGTCGCGTCCACCGCCAGCGAGCTGTTCGCAGAGGCGACCGCGTTCGACGGCCTGACGCACCAGCTCCTGATCCACGCCCGTCTTGCTCTTGCGGGCGGCGGCGACAGCCACGGCCAGCCAGCGCAGGAAGGCATTGCGGCCAATGAGGCGCAGCGCCTGTCCAATGGAGGCCACACCGCGCCCGCCGAGGGCGGCGGAGTTGACGAGGCGGAGCAGCTGGAAGGTGAGGACCGGGTCGGTGGCGATCACGTCTTCGAGCTGGCGATCGCTGATCTTCTGGTCGCGGGCGAGCCCCATGAGCCGCATGGCCGCCACGGTGCTCTGTGGCATGTCGGCGGCGGGGAGGGGTTCGGGGCGGCTGAAGAAGGTGCCCTGGAAGCCGTCGAAGCCGCGTTCGAGGGTGGCCTCATACTGGGCAAGGTCTTCCACGTGCGACGCCACAAGACGCGGGCCGGCCTTGCCGAGTCCGCGGGTGATGCGGTCGCAGATGGCGTTGATGGTGGCCGGGTCGCCACTGCGGGAATCGATGCGGGCCCACGCCACGTGGGGGAGGAACGCTTCGGCGCTTGAGGGGGTGACCCCCACCTCATCCAGTGCCAGCGCGAACCCGGCGGCGATCGCGCGGGCGATCGCTTCGTTCACCTCGTCGTCTGGGGTGAGCGACGAGGGGAGCAGGATGACCACCGACCCCGGCTCGGCGACCAGAAAGGCATCGGCCAGGAGCTGCTCGCGCGTGCTGGCCACGAAGGCCGGCAGGCGGTTGCGCACGATGTCGAAGGTGCCGCTGAGGAAGCTCTGCGCGAAGGACCCCGGCCCGTCGGCATCATGGAATCGGATGTCGTATCCGATGAGCGAACCGGTACCACCAAAGACGGGCTGGCGAACAAGCGCGAAGTCAGACATGGAGAAAGCGAGGTGCGGCGTGATGCAAGGGGTGGCGCGGACACGGCGGTCCTGACGAGCTTCAGACGATCCAGATGCAGGGCGGGGCACGGCGCGAGGTGCGGACCGGATGTCCCTTGGTGGTAGTATCGACCCACATTCTCCCGAGATGAGTCTTTCGACGCTCGACGGTTCGCTGCACCGCGGTTGCGGGGGGCGTTATGCGCTCCAGACCGAGACGGTGACCATGCGTCTCAGTGGTATGGCGGCGGAGGTAACGCGCGAGTTTTACCGGTGCGAGAAGTGCGGACATGAAAATCGCACCATCGAGCAGCGGGACGCGGCCGAAAAGGCGGCGACGGAGCTGATCCGCGCCGAGCATAACCTGTTGATTCCCAAGGCGATAAAGCAGCTGCGGGAGTCGCTGGGGTTGACGCTGGCCCAGTTCGCGGAGCTGATCTACGGGACCCCGAAGGGGATCGTGGACGGTTGGGAGAAGGGGAAGTATTTGCAGAACCGGGAGGCTGACGCGCTGATCCGGGGGCTGGCGGACCGCGAGACCTTGGAGAAGCGGGCGGCCAAGGCGGGGGTGACGTTGCCGGTGGTGGAGGGGGCGGTGGGCGCGGCTCCCGTTCCGGCGGCGGTGGCGGCTGAGGCGGTCGCGGCCGAGCTCGCGGCGGTTGAGGGTGGCGCGGCGGAGCCGGTAGCGGAGGCAGCTCCGGCGGCCCAGTAGGGCTGCCGGGACTCTCGGCGCGAAATCCGTTTATGCTGCAGGCGCCGCAAGATAACGGCGGCGCTCAGGTGTCCGTGGGACGCGGTAAATGATGTTCTTGCAGTCAGTTACTGCGGTGCGAGCGGCGCACGTGATTTCTGTTATGCTGCAGAGAAACGCTGCATAACGTCCGCCTTGCAAGAGTTTCCTGCAGGCTAATAGGCGTTAGGTTGCGGCAATCGGCTCTCACTCACCGGACGGTTGATTGGTGCGCTCGCGAAACTCAGAGCAGGATGACTATCTCCTCCGCATGATCCAGCAGCTAGGGCGAGCCCTTGCCCGGATACGCGAAATGCTCCTAGGCGGCACCTCGACCGGCGCCGCCGTCCGCGCCGAGATTGCGGCGACCGCGGCAACGCTGTTCGGGCGAGACAGCGCGATGCTTGAGCGGCTCGATGCTGAGAGCGCGGTGCGGCTGATCGCGAGTCCCGAGCGTGTTGCGTTGTGGGTGCAATTGTTGGACGCGGAGGCGGAGTCTTGGGACCGCGAGGGTGGGTCAGCGCGCGCCAGCGCTTGTCGCGCGCGCGCGACGGCGCTTCGCCAAGCGTCGGAAAACGTGAAGTGAACAGCGGACATTCGCGCGGCCCCACCTAACCACGGTTGGTGACTGACGGTCACGGTAGGGAAGCGGCGGCTGCGCCGCCGCATCCTATTCGAGTGCCCGCAGCACAACCCAGCGTTAGGCAATCGCACCCACCTTCGGGCGAAGCCAAATGGTGATATGACATTCAACTCGCACTCGATCGATGGGACGCTACGGCGTACATGGATGTTCGCGCTCACGTCTTTGTTGTTGGGGTGTTACTCCTCTGCCACACCAATTGCCGACCGAGAATTTCGCCGAGCCCTCGCCGACGCGATTCAGGTTGTCGCAAATGTGTCAGCTCGTGACTCGGCAGTTGCCATAGCATTGCTTAGCCCACCTGCCGACTCAGCGACTTCCCGTGCTTCAGCAGGGGTTCGTGTTACGGGCATCAGCCGCGCCCAAGGAAAGGCAGTAGTTCGTGTGCTTCGGTGGGGCAAACTGGACCCTCCGGACCCGCCGATTTGTGCGTGGGCCGAGGATCAGGAGTACCAGTTCAGTCTCAGAAATCGTAGATGGTACTTCGATTCCGAACGGGTGCTCGTGTATGACGATGCGGCGTGCTAGCATGCCAGCTACGCGTCGCGACCGGTCGTCGCCTCACGTTGCATTGCTGTTGTAGCGCACTTCGGAGCGCGGCTGGCGGGCGCCGTGCTGGCGCACGTCGCCCGTCCGACCGCATTCTGCTTGATGCGCTGCAGCAGAACGCTGGGCGCTAGGCAGAATCAGGAGAGTACATGAATGATTTGCCGGCTGTGGTTGCATGGCTCATCGCCGGGGCGCTGGGGCTTGTCCTCGCGCCAATTTTGTGGCTCCTGCGAGCTCGCGGCGTACCGGTGGTACGTCACTGGCTTCTGCTGGGAGTCGGATGGCTTGTATCAGCCGCCGTCGTCGGCCCATTTATATTCGCCGTCGGTGCCGTCTTGTTGCCTGTAGCGCTAAACACGCTCCCGCCAAGCGAAACATTCAGCAGTTTACTCCTGGCGGTAGTGTATACAGGAGTAATGGCCTCAATCATGGCCGTGCTCTTCTTCGCGTTGCCCTACCTGCCAGTGCTGCTCCTCTGGGTGCGACTTGGTCACCGACTCGGGTGGCTCGAGTTTACGCAGCGCGGTGTGGTGGTCAGTTCGCTCTTGTTGGCGATGCCTGGGGCGCTCACAGGGATGGTGGCGTATGGCGTGATGGATGAGCCGTTCGGATACAAGGGCTGGGCGCTAGTCAGATTCGGAGGAGTGATTCATGCCGCCATCGCGCTCAGCCTCCTTGTGCCGCGGCTAGTATTCCCACCGCTTCGCGCAGGTCGCTTCGCCCCGCACGCAAATTCAACGGCGTCGTCTGCCTAACGGACCGTTGCAGCTGACGGCGGCGTGTTCGGAGTGAGTCCTTGCTCGCGGCGCTCGCTGGCCGTAACGTATGGAAACGCCGCCGCAGCTGAACGCTGGGGCGTTAGGTCGCACCTACAGGCTCGATCATTCCCCGCCGATGAGAATCTTGAAAGTCGTTCCCATTGTGCGGCGTCAGCACGGCGATCGGACCGAAGTGTTGGTCGTTGAGCATCCGCAGGCGGGCACGCAGCTCGTGAAAGGCACCGTCGAGGCGGGTGAGTCCGTGGCTGCTGCGGCGGTGCGTGAATTGGCGGAGGAGTCTGGTCTCGTCCAGGCGATGTACCGTCGGGATCTCGGCACGTGGGAGCAAGGGCCGCCGGATCAGGTCTGGCTTTTTTGCGAGATGTCGGTCGCGCGAGGGTTGCCGGACACGTGGACCCAAGTCACCGCCGATGACGGCGGCCACCGCTTCGCGTTCTGGTGGCATCCGCTCGCCGAGGCGCCAACCCCGAGTTGCCATCCCCTCTTTGTCGACGCGCTGGCGTTCCTGCGCACGCGCTGCCCTCCTGCCGGTCCCACCTCGACGCCCGCATGAACCAGCCTTCACTGTACACACCGCGCTTGATCCTGCGCCCCTATCAGCCCGCGGATGCGTCCGAGGTGCAGCGGCTCGCGGGCGCCGCCGCGGTCGCGGAGACGACGCTCAACATTCCGCATCCCTACGCGGACGGCATGGCCGAGGCGTGGATCGCGACGCATCGCGCGGCGTGGGAGGCCGGGACGGCGGTCACGTTCGCCATCACCACCGTCGACGATGCCCTGCGTGGTACGGTGAGCCTCCAACTGACGCGGTCGCACGGACGCGGGGAACTTGGCTATTGGATTGGGCAGCCCTACTGGGGCAGGGGGCTGGCGACCGAGGCGGTCACGGCGCTCCTACGGTTCGCGTTCGAGGACCTCCACCTCAATCGCTTGCAGGCCTCGTACTTGCCCCGCAATCCGGCGTCGGGGCGTGTCCTCGCGAAGGTCGGCATGCTGCGCGAAGGCCTGCATCGTGAGCGCTTTCGGAAAGGCGACACGTTCGAGGACGTGGTGGAGTGTGCCATCTTGCAGCGCGAGTGGCGCGCCGGCCGGGATCTCACGCGCGACGGTGCGACCTAACCATGCGTCGCTGCAGTCAAACGCTGCGAAACTCGGTGTAGCGACCGCGGGGCGCTCGCTGTAGCCTCAGGTGACGGAGCGAACGCCCCGCTTGCTGCGGTGTGGGCGTTTGCCGCAAAACGCAATCGTTAGACCAACTACCTTCCTCTGTCTCTCGTGCCATGTCACCTGATGAGCACTGTCCGGAGTGCGGCGCGCCCGTCGTGGGCCAACGGCTGGGGTGCCAGCAGCGGTTCGACGAGTGCCTCGCGCGCGAGTTCGATGACGACCGGTACGCGCGCGCGCAGCGCCTCATGGTCGATGCATACTCGCTCCAGCACCCGTCGGACTACATGCGTTCTGCGAAGTCGTTCGCGGCGCATCTCACGGGCATCTATGCGGCGCTGGAGCGCCGCGACGCGCCGGAAGTGAATCACGCGGTGCAGGCGTGGCTCAATGGGCCGAAGACCATGCCGCGTCCAGACCATCCGAGTGCACTACGCCGTGGTACACTTACGATCCTCCACGTCCACGAAGCTGGCGAGTCGGAAGAGCACGTTGTGCGCGTCCGCGAGTGGGCGCAGTCCGTGTGGGAGGCATGGCGGAGCTATGAGCAGATCGCAACGAAATGGATTGACGCCGCGATCGCGACCGTGCCCTCGCGCGCTACTCGTCCTCAGTGACGACCGGCGAAGATTTCTGCCGGAGTTGGTCTAACGCGAGCATTAGGCGGCGGCCGCGATGCACTCACATCTCACGATCAACGCAGGAATGGCCCATGAAAGGTTGGAGGCAAGTAGCGGCTGCGGCTTCGATCGGGATCTTTGCGGGCGCAGTCAGCGTCAAACTCGCCATGGCTGCGACCGCAAAGCCGCCAGCCTATTTGGTTGTGGAATACGAGATTACGGATCGTGACGCGTTCCAGGCATACATCAAGGGCGTAGAGTCGCTCCCGACAACCCGTGTGTTCTTGGCTCGCCACGCCAAGGGTGTACCCCTGACCGGTGAGCCGCCCAAGTGGATCGGAATCTTGAAATACCCGAGCCTTGAAGAGGCCTTAGCATTCGAGAACTCGACGCAGTACAAGGCTCTGGTCAGTGCCCGCGACAAGGGCACGAAATGGCGTGCGTACGTGGTCGAAGGGCTGCCGGAACAAGCGGCACAGCAATGACTATCCGGATGGTCTCACGCTGATGAAGTCACCTCCGCCTCACAAGCGTTTGCTGCGGTCGGGGCCTAACGCCTCGGCCCACGCGCCGTGAGACCGTCGCCACGCTTGGTATGCGGCGGCTCGCTTACACTCGGCGGCTGGTCAGTGGTCCACGCGGCGCACGCCGCTGCAGCCACTGCGGTGGTCAGTACGTTTGCCGTGCCGATGGCAATGGGTGCGCTGTTCGGTGGTGTAGCATCGGGCCTTCACGCGCTTGCCTCAAGAGGTGAGGGCTCTGACGTCGATTGGGTGGAACGCATCCGAGTCGGCGTCGTCTTCATCTGCGCCTACGTCCCGCTCCTTCGGTACCTTCGAGATCATCACGCGGCCAGCACGTGGTACGCTTTCGTCGGCGGGGCGCTCATCATGTACTCCTTGGTTCTCCTGCTCCAGCTGATCAAGGGACCCTCGCGGCCGTCAGCCGATAAGAGCGTCGGCGAAACAGACCACTCACGCCGTGCCGAACGGATCGCTGCTGCCGACGGGGCTGACTAGGGAGTGCGGCTGGCTCACTCCGTTCGTCTGCCGCATTGTTGAGAGACCCCGAGGCAGAACTTTGCGTTAGACCAACCGAGTGTTCTCACTGACAACAAGGAAGCAACCATTGAAGAACGCATTGAAGATCGCATCGACGATCACATTCCTGGCGCTCTGCCTTTCTGCTGCGACGTTGGCGGCCCAGCAGCCTGTTCCACGGCTGGTTGGGACGTGGCGCGTTATGGAGTTTTGCAACGTCGATACGCCGGGCGATACGACCTACCCACTTGGTCGACGACCGATCGGATTCTTCATCTACGATCCTGCGGGCAACCTCTCGATCCAGGCGATGCGGGCCGCACCATCCGGTGCGTTTATGCGGGACTCCATTCCGCTCGGCGGTATGGCGGAGTTGCTGTCCTGGTACTTTGGCTATTTCGGCACCTACACGATTACGTCCGACTCCACCGTCGTGCATCGTGTCAGGGGTGGCACGATTCCGAGCTACATCGGCACCGACCAACCTCGCAATTATTGGATTCGCGGCGACACCCTTTCGATCGGTGGCGGTGAACCGTGGTCGTGTCGCAAGCTCGTTCGCGTGCGCTCATGATTGGTGCGGACTAACACGAGCGTTCGCTACACCACCATCGATTCCGCTATGCCAGAATCCCGTCAGCTCCTGCAACACTTCCTCGCCGCCATCGCCTACCGAACACAGAAGGCGCTGCGCGACGCGCCAGTCGATTTCGCCGACTTCCGAGCCGGGACTCATGTGCGCACACCGCATGAGCTGGTCTGGCACATGACCGGCGTGATTGGCTATGCCCGCACCATGCTGCACGGGGGCGACTTCGCCCCACCGCGACTGGAATCGCTGGCGGCAGAGGTGGCGCGGTTTCACGAGACCCTCGCGGCCTTGCGCGATGATTTTGGCGATCCGGCACTGGCGGCGCGGATCAGCGATGCACAGTTCCTGCATGGCCCCCTCGCCGATACGATGACCCACGCTGGCCAACTGGCGCTCCTCCGTCGGCTCGCGGGCGCGCCGGTTCCGTCGGAGAACTTCATCTTCGCCGAGATCATGGCCGCGAACGTCGGGGAGGAGCAGCCGGCACCGGCCGCTCCAGATGCGTGGTGGCGGCCCGATCAACCGCCGCTTCCGCCGGCGCCGGATCCGCTGCAGGCACAGCGGGCCGGCGAACGAGGACGCGAAGCCGATGGGTGAGCGTGGGGCGCAAGGCCACATGCGGAGACGCCGGCTACCGGAGACGTCGAATGATTACGCTTCCTGTTCGCGAGCCGTGTGATCTGTATCTGGCCATTCGTGAAGACACGTGGAAGATCATCGCCCAGTGCGAGGCGGTAATGGTCGCGACTGAAGGTCGCGATAGACAGCTACCACGCACCGTCTCATCTTTGGGTCATGACCGAAAAACTCTACAAGCTGGTTGGCCCAGACGGACAGGAGGTGCTCAGTGCAGTACCGGGCACACTCGGCGGGAACCGCCGGCTGAAGATCTATGGGCACCTCGATTGCCGGAGCGCGATCGGCTCGCTCCCCACGGGATATGCGAAGCATCGGGTCTTCTTCGCAGACGAGGCGACGGCCATCGCAGCCGGCTACCGACCCTGTGGCACCTGCATGCAGGCGGAGTACGGTGCCTGGGTTGAGGAAGCCATGCGCTCAGGGCGCCTATAGCGTGGCATGTCCGGTGGCACACGTGCGCTGGAGAGGGCACGCGATCATTGGTGCCTCGCCGCGCTCAGCTTGTCGCTGCTCGCTTGCCGCTTACCGTTCAGCATCACCGCCTTCGCGCCCCGCGTTCGGCCAACCAGAAACCACGCTCAGCTTTCGAAGGAGATGCCCCACGTGAAGATCACGATCGAAGTGACGGTCGCTGCGCCTATTGATGCTGTGTGGAACGCCTGGATCACGCCCGATCGAATCACGCAGTGGAATGCGGCTTCAGAGGAGTGGTGCTGCCCGACCGCTGTCAACGATCTGCGCGTTGGTGGAACGTTCTCTTACCGCATGGAGGCCCGTGATGGCTCGATGGGGTTCGACTTCGAAGGCCAATACACACGGATCGTGGAACGCGAGTTGCTCGAGTACACGCTTGGTGACGAGCGCGTCGTGCGTGTGGAGTTCGCCCCAGGGAGTGGCGGGGTGACCGTCCGGCAGACCTTCGATGCGGAGAATGAGCACGCCGCAGAGCAGCAGCGCCAAGGTTGGCAGGCGATTCTGAATCGATTCGCGAGCCATGTCTGAACAGCCGGAACGATAGATGACACGTGGTCCGGGGCCATCGTCAACGGTCCCTGGAGCACCCCCTTCACTCGCCTCCCAACTGCCCCTCGTAGCATGTCGGACACATACCGTGCGTCAGCGAGATGTCCTTTCGCTGTGCCATGTACTGCTCAAGCCCTACCCACTCCCCGTCGCTCTTGATCTTGCGACACCACGCGCACATGGACAGCAGCGCTTGCAGCCGGCGCAGCTCAGCGGTCGTCTCACGCACCGAGAGGTCGTGCACGTAGAGCAGGCCGAGCGCGCTCATGAGGAAGAGTGCGACATCGATGCCCACACCATAGGACATCGGACGCGAACCGTTCACACTGATTCCCGACCTGGTCGAGAGGTACGCGACAATCGCGACGACGGCCAGCAGTGCGGCACCACCGGCTATGAACCCGGTTCGCCACGACTGAGACTCGGCAACCGTGTCATGACGCGGCACGGCAAAGGCACGCGCCGCCAGCGGCACGAGCAGGAACCAATAAAGCTGTCCCGCCTGGTTTTCACTTGGTACCAGCGCCGATGCCGCGAACAACAGACCGACCGTTGCAATAATCGTGAACGCCACCACGCGGATGGGCGCGCCCAGCCGTACGGCAAGCGCCTGCGCCAGAATGAGGGCCAAATACCCACCCGTCAGCGCGACGCCATGCCATTGCCCCGCTCCCGCGGCCGCTGTCACCGCCAGCGCCGACACAACGGTGGCGAGAGTGATGGCGCCGGCGAGGAAGCGGAGCTGATAGGCCTCGCCACCATCGCGGGCCCCGCCTGGCCGCAACCACGCCATTGGACGTCTGAGCCATCGGGCCCCCTGCGGCATTGCGACCAGCCATGCTTCCTGACTCGGCATTTCGACTCCGGGGAGGCACTGTGTAAGCGTCATGTAGGACAGGCAATTGCGGCACGTTGAGTATATGCCTCGCTCCCCTCCGTGGCGAGCACCGGCAATGAGGCATGGCGCGCGTCCCGCGCCCCGGGGCGTGTGCGGCGCGCATATTTCGTTGCCTATCCGCTTCTGGCGCCTCCGCATTCCACGGTATCACGCACTCTCCCGAAGGACGAGATGAATCCTCTGCGACACTCCGCCACTGCACTCGCGTTGCTCCTCGCGCTGGCCGGCGTGGCACGGCCCGTGTGCGCTCAGGCGACCACTCAAGGTGATGTGCTGGTCCTGACCACCGGGGGGACGATTGCCAGCCGCGCGACTGGCCCGATGACCGATGGCGCGTCGCTCGTTCGCGGTATTCCGGCGCTCGCGACGGTCGCGTCTGTTCGCGTGGACGAGGTGTTCCGCGTGCCGTCGTCACAAATGACGCCGCCGGACTGGCTCCGGCTTGTGAAGCGCATCAACGCCGAGCTCGCCTCGGCGCCGCGACTGCGTGGTGTGGTGGTGACGCACGGAACGGATACCATGGAGGAGACCGCCTTCTTCCTCAACCTCACTGTGCGCGATGCACGCCCCGTCGTGGTGGTGGGATCGATGCGCGGGGGAGATGAGGTGTCGGCCGACGGTCCGGCCAACATCCTGAATGGCGTGCGGGTGGCCGTGAGCGAATCGGCGAAGGGGCAAGGCGTGCTGGTGGTGCTCAACGAGGACATCAGCGCGGCGCGGGATGTGTGGAAGACGGACAACCGTCGCGTGGATACGTTTCGCTCACCCGAGCGTGGCTTCCTCGGCGCCGCTGACCCGGATAGCGTGGTCTTTTTCCGACGCACCGTGCAGCCCCACACGACCACGTCGGAGTTTGATGTCACGCGCCTTGAGACGCTCCCCGCCGTGGAGATCCTGACGGACTATGCCGGGTTCGACTCGACGGTGATGCGCGCCGCCATCGAGCGACGTCCGCGGGGCATCGTGTTCACCAGCTTTGCCGGTGGTCGTCTGAGTGGGGGCGGCCAGGCCGCGGTGCGCATGGCTGGCGCAGCCGGGATTCCAGTCGTCGTTGCGTCTCGTGTACCCGGCGGCCGCATCGTTGGTGCACCGCACAGTGGGCTGCCGCGCATCCTGGCCCGCGATCTCCCCCCGCATAAGGCCCGCGTGTTGCTCATGCTCGCGCTGACGCGTACCACCGACCGTGCGGGGTTGCAGCAGATCTTTGATCGCTACTGACACGCGCCGCTGGTGTTCCTCGGGCGCGAGACGCATACTCGGCAGATCCCTTCTGCGGAGCATGTGTTTCATGGTGCGTTTATCATCCGTCGTGCCACTGCTGACGGCGTCGCTGTTGTGTGGTGGCCTTCCACTCACGGCGCACGCGCAATCCGCCGCACCGGCGGCGCCACGGTTCGACGTGCTCATTCGTGGCGGTCGCGTTTTTGACGGGACGGGGAATCCGGCCGTTCCCGCCGATGTGGGCATTCGGGATGGACGGATCGTCGCCGTTGGCCGGCTACGGGGAGCCACCGCAACGCGCATCGTTGATGCGACCGGCAAGCATGTGGCCCCCGGGTTCATTGACATTCATTCGCACGCCGATGACGGCGCGAGCATTCAGGGGGGATTCCGGGACAAGGATGCGCGGTATCGCGCCGCCCCGAATCTCGTCACGCAAGGGGTGACCACGGTGGTGGTCAACCATGATGGACGCTCGCCGTGGCCCGTGGCGGATCAGCGCGAGTTTCTGGAGCAGAACGGCATTGGTCCGAATGCCCTGCTGATGGTTGGCCACGGGACGGTGCGGGCCCGGGTCATGGGGAATGACTTCCGCCGAGCGGCGCGTCCGGACGAAGTGGTGAAGATGCAGGAGCTGGTGCGACAGGCTATGCGTGAGGGGGCCATTGGTTTGTCGGCTGGACTTGAGTACGTGCCGGGTCGGTGGAGCACGACCGACGAAGTCGTGGCGCTGGCCAAGGAGATCGTGCCGTTCGATGGCGTGTACATCGCGCACCAGCGCGCCGAGGGCGGGGACCCCATGTGGTTCTGGCCCAGTCAGGACGCGCCGGGTGCTCCCACGCTCATGGATGCCGTGCAGGAGACCATCGATGTTGGTGAGCGTACGGGTGCCCGCGTTGTGGCGTCGCACATCAAAGCCAAGGGTGAGCATTGGCGCGGGACGAGTCAGTCCATCATTCAGTTGATTGAGCGCGCGCGGGCACGCGGCGTGGATGTCTGGGCTGATCAGTACAGCTACAACACCAGCGGAACCGACGGGAATACGGTGCTGCTCCCCGCGTGGGCCATCACGCCACCCACCGACGCGCGGGCGCCGCAAGGGACACGTACAGACTACTCGGCGGCACTGCGGGCGACGCTGGCCGACAGTGCGCGTGCCGTGATGCTCCGTCGCGATGTGACGCACGAGATCAGGCGCCGAGGGGGTCCGGAGAACGTGATGATCTTCGAGTATCCCGACACCACCGCCATTGGGCGGACGGTGGG contains the following coding sequences:
- a CDS encoding asparaginase; the protein is MNPLRHSATALALLLALAGVARPVCAQATTQGDVLVLTTGGTIASRATGPMTDGASLVRGIPALATVASVRVDEVFRVPSSQMTPPDWLRLVKRINAELASAPRLRGVVVTHGTDTMEETAFFLNLTVRDARPVVVVGSMRGGDEVSADGPANILNGVRVAVSESAKGQGVLVVLNEDISAARDVWKTDNRRVDTFRSPERGFLGAADPDSVVFFRRTVQPHTTTSEFDVTRLETLPAVEILTDYAGFDSTVMRAAIERRPRGIVFTSFAGGRLSGGGQAAVRMAGAAGIPVVVASRVPGGRIVGAPHSGLPRILARDLPPHKARVLLMLALTRTTDRAGLQQIFDRY
- a CDS encoding N-acyl-D-amino-acid deacylase family protein, which gives rise to MVRLSSVVPLLTASLLCGGLPLTAHAQSAAPAAPRFDVLIRGGRVFDGTGNPAVPADVGIRDGRIVAVGRLRGATATRIVDATGKHVAPGFIDIHSHADDGASIQGGFRDKDARYRAAPNLVTQGVTTVVVNHDGRSPWPVADQREFLEQNGIGPNALLMVGHGTVRARVMGNDFRRAARPDEVVKMQELVRQAMREGAIGLSAGLEYVPGRWSTTDEVVALAKEIVPFDGVYIAHQRAEGGDPMWFWPSQDAPGAPTLMDAVQETIDVGERTGARVVASHIKAKGEHWRGTSQSIIQLIERARARGVDVWADQYSYNTSGTDGNTVLLPAWAITPPTDARAPQGTRTDYSAALRATLADSARAVMLRRDVTHEIRRRGGPENVMIFEYPDTTAIGRTVGQLAARRGVSPVEMAIQLQLEGNPSQRGGGRMRGFSMDEGDMDRFAAQPWVATASDAGIALPEDGPNVHARFYGTFPRKLRLYAMERGVISVESAIRSMTSLPAQIVGLKDRGQLREGMVADVVVLDLKTIRDPATFFAPHQYAEGIELVLVNGVAVAEQGKPTWKLPGKVLRR